In a genomic window of Methanoregula sp.:
- a CDS encoding chromosome assembly protein: protein MGVLDFIRGNSVDRLKTRELKEEEMRLQNHIELARKDIQKIEKQKKDLFKQGVGADLIKKKMLAQQLKHLDMQAQLKIKAFMTMHKQFMFVSNLVIVKQYEKELKQSPIWSKITNIEPSKFENALINVNLKGKSFEEVLNNLNNVFEMSLSDSSLEQSTDDTEKQLLDAWSGVETGAIDVEDAQKLMSMEKQLESKDTEGS from the coding sequence ATGGGAGTTCTTGACTTTATTCGAGGAAATTCTGTCGACCGGCTGAAAACCCGTGAGCTGAAGGAAGAGGAGATGCGGCTCCAGAACCACATTGAGCTTGCCCGGAAGGATATCCAGAAGATCGAGAAACAGAAGAAGGATCTCTTCAAGCAGGGTGTTGGCGCTGACCTGATCAAGAAGAAGATGCTCGCCCAGCAGCTCAAGCACCTCGATATGCAGGCCCAGCTGAAGATCAAGGCGTTCATGACCATGCACAAGCAGTTCATGTTTGTCTCCAACCTTGTGATTGTCAAGCAGTACGAGAAAGAACTCAAACAGAGCCCGATCTGGTCAAAGATCACCAACATCGAACCCTCAAAGTTCGAGAATGCGTTGATCAACGTGAACCTGAAGGGCAAGAGCTTTGAAGAGGTTCTCAACAATCTCAACAATGTCTTTGAGATGTCCCTGTCCGATTCCAGTCTTGAACAGTCCACGGACGATACCGAGAAACAGCTCCTCGATGCATGGAGCGGTGTCGAGACGGGTGCAATCGATGTTGAGGATGCCCAGAAACTGATGTCCATGGAAAAACAATTAGAGAGCAAGGACACCGAGGGGAGTTAA